The sequence TGAAGCCGCGCTGGGCGGTGGCCACCCGCTTCGCGATGGCCAGCGGGTCGGAGATGGCCCAGTTCTTCGGCACCAGCTCGCCGACGACCATCAGGACGACCGTCGAGATCGCCGTTCCGAGTACCAGGGCGGCCGAATCCGCCACCGAATGCGGCAGGCCCATGGCGTCCAGCGGCCCCGCCAGCAGGGTGGCGATCGCCGGCTTGGACAGCATGCCGATGACCAGGCCGGTGACGGTGATGCCGAGCTGGGCGCCGGAGAGCTGGAAGGTGAGGCTGCGGACCGCCTTCAGCCCGCTGTCCGCGCCCCGGTCGCCGCGCTCGGCGGCGCGTTCGAGGTCGCTGCGCTCGACGGTCGTCAGGGAGAACTCGGCGGCGACGAAGACCCCGCAGGCCAGGGTCAGAAGGAGCGCTACGCCCAGAAAGAGCAGGTCGGTCATCGAGTCACCTCCGTCCCATGATCGAACAGGATCGGGAGGTTCGCGCTCTGTCGAATGGATGATCGACAACTAGGAGGCTCGCCCATGGCTGGACGCTCACACACCTTTCACTCGGGGGAGGGGGAGACTCCATGGTAAAGGGTCAGCAAAGTTGCCGGTCGGGGGCGAGCCCGCCCCGTGCCGGGGGCCGGGGCGGGCTCTTGGGGCGTCGGGGCGTCGGGCGCCCGTGCGACGACGTATTCGTGTGTCGATGTCTCGGTGCGTCGAGGTGCTGCCGTCAGCCGTCGAGATGCTTGACCCAGCGGCTCCACTGTGGCTCGGGCGCGTAATCCGCCGCGCGCCACGCATGCTGCGCCGTTTCATTGCGGTCCAGCACCATCGCATCGCCGCGCCGCCCGCCCAGCGCACGGAACCGCTCCTCGGCGGCCGCCAGCAGCGCACCGCCGATGCCCTGCCTGCGGTGCCCGGGGTGCACGGCCAGCCGGTAGAGGTGGCAGCGCCATCCGTCGAAACCGGCTATCACGGTCCCCGCGAGAATGCCGTCGCGCTCTGCCAGGAGCAGCGCTTCGGGGTCCCGGGTAACCAGCCGGGCCACGCCGTCGTGGTCGTCGCTGATGCTCGTTCCTTCCGCGGCTTCGCGCCAGAACTGCAAGACGGTGTCGAGGTCCGAGAGGGTGGCGGAGCGGATCTGCAGATCATTCATGGGGTGAGCCAAGCAGAGCGTCGGCCTGTCCGGCGATCGGTTTCACTGCCGGTGAATCGACGGAGACGGAGGGGGAGGGCTCGGTCCCGTATCAGCTCGGCCCCGTATTTCCGTACGCCGCGAGCCCATCGGCCGAGCCGAAGCGTCCGGCTTCCCGGGTTTACGAGTGCCCGTGGGACGGCCCTTGACTCCCAGAACCGGCGTGCAAGCTGGCGAACAGTCCCACGGCACGGCTGCCGTCCGGCAGGTGCCAGGAGCCGGCGACATGACCGGTCGTTCCCCGCAGGGGGAGGGAGGAGGCGTCCGGGGCGGGCCGAAGTACCCGGTGCAGCCGGAGGACCACGCCGTTCAGCGTGGGAAGTTCCGTGCTCTCCCGGGTGTCGGTGGCAGCCGTGGTGAGGTCCATGGGGATGGCGCCTTCGCCGGCGTAGGCGCAGATGACGTCCCGGGCCGGGACGCCAGTGGTGTTCTGGTCCTGGGCCTGGGCCCGCCCTTCGAGCAGAGCCGGCAGTTGGTCGATCAATACCGGGTCGTGGCAGCCGTCGTAGACCCAGCGCCGCCCCAGCACTCCGTGCTCCATGGTCCCGACGAGCGCGTGCTCGGCCCCGTCGAGCGCGGCACCGCGATAGGTGAGCGGAACGAGGTAGGCGGTCGGGAGCGCGTCAGGGCCAGAGGCGTCGGTGACCACGATGAACTCGATCCCGACCGCACCGTGCGGGTCGTCCAGCCGGAAGCCACCCGCATTGGCCAACTCCGGCCCTCCCGTGCTGTTGCCGTACCACGGACGGGAGGGGAGCCAGGAGGCGAGGAGTTCCAGTTTGGTCGGTTCGAGGCGGGTGTGATGGATGACAGCCATGCCGGACCTTCTCCCGTGACGCGGATGCGGGCCTGTCCCATCCTTCCACTCCTTCCACCTGCACCGCGCCGCCGGAGCGGCCGTCCCGGCGCGAAGGGGACAACGGCTCCAGACGGGCCCACTGGCAGTGCGTCAGATCACCGCCCCCCGCCCGCAAGACATGACCGAACTTGACCAAGATCCACTCTCGCTGACAGGCCAGACCCTAGGCTCGCTCCATGAATGACGACGAGGACCAGTCCCTGCGAGCCGCTGTCGAAGGTGAACTGCGGCTCCTCGACCCGGCCATTCGCGCGTCGCCGGCCCTCGCAGCCGAACTCCTGGACCCGGAGTTCGTCGAGTTCGGGGCGTCCGGGCGCCGCTGGGACCGGGTGTCGATCCTGACCGCCATCGCTCCTGGCCCGGACACCCCACCGGATCGCATCGCCACGAGCGACATGACAGCGACGCTGATGGCCCCGGGCATCGTGCACGTGACGTACACCTCTGACCACAACGGTCGCAGAGCTCGACGCAGTTCACTGTGGCGCAGGAGTGCGGCAGGGTGGCGTCTGTATTTCCATCAAGGCACGCTGACCGACAACACATAGCCATCAGCTGGCCATCCGCCGGGGCCAAGAGGCCAGAGAACGGGGCCAAGAGGTACCTCGCGGGCTACCGTGGCCGCGTGGACTCCGAGGCCAGAACGTTCCCTCCCCGCCCCATCCTGGGTGTCCAGGCTGTGTACGCGCGTCAGAGCAGCTGTCCCGCCGATTTCGCGATGGTCACCGTGGACTTCGAGCCCCGGGAGGGCGGCATCGCCTTCCAGGTGGCCGCCGATCTCGACATAGGTGGGTGGGACCATCGGTCCGGCATCAGCCGGTCAGACATAGCCACCTTCCACACTGCGCTCGACAGCGGAGTCCGCGAAGCGCTGGCAGAGCTGGGCGTCGGAACCACTGCGGCGGTATCGGTTGTACTGCGCAGCATGCGTGTCCACGAACTGGATTCCCACGCCAAGGCCTTCCGGGCGGCCGGACACGTCGCAGTGCGCAATGCCCTCGCCTTGGCCTACGAACCGTCCCCGGGGCCCCGGCGTCGCCGCACATGACCACCCGCTGCAGTGCCGCCGACGGGCCCCCACCTGGCGAGGCGCCACTATGGCGCCCCGGCACATCGGGCTTGTTGACGTTGCCCGTCCACCGGCAAGTACCTCTCTCCGCGAGCCCGGAACGTCGTGGGTCAACCGCTCAGCCCAGAACGCCCACCGCGTATGACTGAACACCCCGTTGGCCCGACCGAAGCCGTACGCCGTGGCCGGGGCGACCGCGAAGACCACCGCGTCCCCCCTCCGGAATGCCTCCCCGATCCCATGGAAGATGCCTTCGGGCGAGGTGATGTGCGGCCCGTACTTCGCCTCGTACGCTGCGATCACCTCGTCCAGAAGCGCAGCATCGGCAACCGGCTCCGCCCGGCCCTCGACGAAGGTAGGTGGAAATACGGCTGGCTGAAGGGCGCGGGGAGGAGCTTGCCGTGACGGATATCGAGGTGCCGGGGCCCGGCCCCGACTGGCAGCAAGCCGCCATCCCGCCCTACTACACGGGCAACAACCCTGCCCATCAGTGGAGTGTGTGGGAGCGCTGTTCGTCGCTCTTCCAGATGATCGGAGGGCTGGCGCTGCCGGTGCAGCCCGTGGCCGGGCGACTGCGACTGCACGTGGAACGGTCGTGGGACGGGCTGGGCGAACTCGATGTCGTCCTGTTCGGGCTGCGGGGCTTCAGCTTCGCCATCAGCGAGCACGATGGCAATCCGGCCGGAATTTCCTTGGTCTGGCTCACCCAGCGGCACGAGGACGCCGACAAGGCCCTGGACGTCCTCCTGGAGGTGGTCGGGATCGGAGAGGAGGCCGTTGCCTTCCGCGGGGATCCGCATGAAGATCCGACTGCGCGGCGCTCCGCGGGCCGCGAAGATGCCCGGCGTCCCCAGGGCCCGGGCCCTGGGGACGTGCCGGGGACCTCTCGCTGGGCACGCCTTCGCCGCCTCTTCGGTGCGGCACCGTCCTCTTCATGAGGTCGGCGAGGGCCGTGTCATGCCGCAAGCCCCTGGTTATGCGAACTGGCCGGGCCGGTAGTCGCCGGCGGGCTGTTGGATGAGGACGTTCGCCCGGTTGAAGGCGTTGATGAGGGCGATGGCGCACACCAGGGCGGCCAGTTGCTCCTCGTCGTAGTGCTTGGCGGCGTTCGCCCAGGCCTCGTCGGTGACCCCACCGGCCGCATCCGCGATGCGGGTGCCCTGTTCCGTCAGCTCCAGCGCGGCCCGTTCGGCCTCGGTGAAGACCGTGGCCTCCCGCCACGCCGCGACCAGGTTGAGACGTACCGAGGTCTCACCGGCCGCGGCGGCGTCTTTGCTGTGCATGTCGGTGCAGAAGCCGCACCCGTTGATCTGACTGGCGCGGAGCTTCACCAGCTCTTGCGTCGTGGCCGGCAGTGTCGAGTCCTCCAGCACCTTGCCTGCCGCAATGATGTGCTTGAAGACCTTGCCCATGGTCGGGCTGCCGAAGGCGTTCAGTCGGGCACTCATGGTGCGCTCCTCTGTCGTGGTGGGGCTTACGTTCGTTCGTTGCTTATCGGTGCTTGCACACTGATGACGGAACAGCCCGGCAGAATGTGACATGAACGCCTGACCTGCGGTTTCCTTCCTGCGCCGTAGCGGGGCCACTGAGGCGACGCACAGGTCCACTGCGAGAGGCCGCCCCCGGTGGTCAGTCCCACGAGCGTCACGGAGACCCGTTGCACGGCGGAACGTCCGTGGCTCGTGGCCCGTGGGGTTGAGGCCGGGGGGAGTCCACGCCGTGGCGGGAGGTTCGGGTCAGGCCGGGTCTTGTGTGGTGGCCGGGGCGGGGTGCCGTGGTGGAGGCGCCAGTTGGGGTCGATGCGCATGGTGGCCTGCCCGTCCGTGTCGTAGGGCTGCCAGCCGGGGTCACCGTGGGTGGCGAAGGCGACCCAGGCGGCGTGGGTGCGGGCCGCGAGGTCCGCGACGTCCCGGTCTGGCCGGTCGGGGCCGAGAAGGCCTCGCCCTCAGGGCGGCCGCTTCGGTCTTCACCTACGTAGGCGTCTTCCGCGACGAGGAGCACCTTGCCGACTTCCTCACCGGCGGGTTCGAGGGCAGCGAGGGAGTCACCTCCCAGGGGTGCTCCCTGCAACTGGAGGTGTTCAAGCGGTACTGGACGGCCCGGCCTTGAACTCCGCCGAACCGGTGCCGATGACCGTGTCGGCGCGCAAAGTGGGCCGGTGCCCTGCAGAATCCAGTACCGAGAACCCAGTACCGGCAGAGGAATTGGCGATGTCGGGGTGGGGCGGGATGGGGCGGGGCGGTCCGGCTCGGGCGGTCGTGTTGGGTGAATGGTCCGTGCGCGGTGTGCGCGGGCGGGGAGGGAGTCACAGTGGGGGCGGTCGAGGGAACAGCCGGGGTCGCGGAGCTGCTCAAGGAGTTGAAGGACCGCTCCGGGAGCAGCTACGGGGCGCTCGCCAAGCGGCTGCACATGAGCACGTCGACGCTGCACCGCTACTGCAACGGTGATGCGGTGCCGACGGAGTACGCACCGCTGGAGCGGCTGGCACGGCTGTGCCGGGCAACGCCGGAGGAACTGGTGGAGCTGCATCGGCGGTGGATCCTGGCGGACGAGGCACGACGCCGGGAGCGGGACCGTAAGCAAGCGGGCAGGGCCAGGGCGGTTGTTGAGGCGGGGGGCGAGACGGGGGATGAGACGGTTGCCGGGCCATGGACCGCGGCCGCGTCCGAGCGAAGTGCCGGGGCCGAGCGAAGTGCCGGGTCCGGGTCCGGCTCCCGGCGTACGTCCGGCACGCGGTCCGGGCCCGACTCCGGCGTGCAGTCCGCGTCCACATCCGAGGCCACATCCGAGGCCACATCCGAATCCGGCTCCGGGGCCGACTCCGGCGCCGCGCCCGTGCCGCCACCCGCTCACCTTGAGACCGTGGCCGCGTCCGCCCCGGGTCGCCGGGTCGCCGAGATCAGCCCCGAGGGGCGGCCCGTCGGCCAGGTAACGCCCGGGGGCCGCCGGCGGCGCATCGCACTGGCGGCCGGCATTGCCGTGGCCGCCGTGGCCGTCTCCGCCGCGCTGACCGCCGGCCTGGTCGCCGGTGGGGACGGGTACGACCGCGACGCGGCAGCCGGGCGGACCGCAAGTGCGGAGAGCGGCGACGGGGCGGCGCGGGCCGAGGACGGCCGGTTGCCCTCGGCGTCCGCGAAGCCGCCCGTGACGGGGAGCACGGGCCCGACGCCGTCTCCGTCCGCCTCCCCCTCCCCGTCCCGTCCGGCCGGCGGCGGGCAGGCGAACCCGCCGGGCACGGACGACCGGGCCGGGCTCCCGGTGAGTGTGGATGTCCGCCCGTACCGCTGGGAGAGCCCGTGCAGCCAGCGCTACTTGGTCGACCGGCCCCCGGGCAAGATGCCTACGCCACCGCCCGAACAGGACGCCCGGGGCTGGATTTCGTCGCTGGGCGCGGTCTCGGCGGACAGCCAGCTGGTGCAGGTGTCGGTGCAGGGCACGGGGGACGAGACCGTGGTGTTGCACGGGCTGCGGGTGCGGGTGGTGAGTAGTACCGCGCCGCCCGCCTGGAACGCCTACAGCATGGGCGTGGGCTGCGGCGGCGGCATCACGCCCAAGACGTTCGGGGTCTCCCTGGACGCGGCGCAGCCCAGCATCGTGCCGCAGGGCGGACAGCGGGACTTCCCCTACAAGGTGAGCGAGCGGGACCCCGAGGTCTTCAAGATCACCGCGCGCGCCGGGGCCCGCGCGGTGCGCTGGTACCTGGAACTGGAGTGGTCCAGCGGGAACCGGCACGGCACGCT is a genomic window of Streptomyces sp. Edi2 containing:
- a CDS encoding GNAT family N-acetyltransferase — encoded protein: MNDLQIRSATLSDLDTVLQFWREAAEGTSISDDHDGVARLVTRDPEALLLAERDGILAGTVIAGFDGWRCHLYRLAVHPGHRRQGIGGALLAAAEERFRALGGRRGDAMVLDRNETAQHAWRAADYAPEPQWSRWVKHLDG
- a CDS encoding 1,4-alpha-glucan branching protein, which produces MAVIHHTRLEPTKLELLASWLPSRPWYGNSTGGPELANAGGFRLDDPHGAVGIEFIVVTDASGPDALPTAYLVPLTYRGAALDGAEHALVGTMEHGVLGRRWVYDGCHDPVLIDQLPALLEGRAQAQDQNTTGVPARDVICAYAGEGAIPMDLTTAATDTRESTELPTLNGVVLRLHRVLRPAPDASSLPLRGTTGHVAGSWHLPDGSRAVGLFASLHAGSGSQGPSHGHS
- a CDS encoding DUF4440 domain-containing protein; this translates as MNDDEDQSLRAAVEGELRLLDPAIRASPALAAELLDPEFVEFGASGRRWDRVSILTAIAPGPDTPPDRIATSDMTATLMAPGIVHVTYTSDHNGRRARRSSLWRRSAAGWRLYFHQGTLTDNT
- a CDS encoding carboxymuconolactone decarboxylase family protein, coding for MSARLNAFGSPTMGKVFKHIIAAGKVLEDSTLPATTQELVKLRASQINGCGFCTDMHSKDAAAAGETSVRLNLVAAWREATVFTEAERAALELTEQGTRIADAAGGVTDEAWANAAKHYDEEQLAALVCAIALINAFNRANVLIQQPAGDYRPGQFA
- a CDS encoding helix-turn-helix domain-containing protein; its protein translation is MGAVEGTAGVAELLKELKDRSGSSYGALAKRLHMSTSTLHRYCNGDAVPTEYAPLERLARLCRATPEELVELHRRWILADEARRRERDRKQAGRARAVVEAGGETGDETVAGPWTAAASERSAGAERSAGSGSGSRRTSGTRSGPDSGVQSASTSEATSEATSESGSGADSGAAPVPPPAHLETVAASAPGRRVAEISPEGRPVGQVTPGGRRRRIALAAGIAVAAVAVSAALTAGLVAGGDGYDRDAAAGRTASAESGDGAARAEDGRLPSASAKPPVTGSTGPTPSPSASPSPSRPAGGGQANPPGTDDRAGLPVSVDVRPYRWESPCSQRYLVDRPPGKMPTPPPEQDARGWISSLGAVSADSQLVQVSVQGTGDETVVLHGLRVRVVSSTAPPAWNAYSMGVGCGGGITPKTFGVSLDAAQPSIVPQGGQRDFPYKVSERDPEVFKITARAGARAVRWYLELEWSSGNRHGTLRIDDNGEPFHTSGMEGRPQYDYPLGGHEWIPAPKENG